One stretch of Pseudoxanthomonas sp. Root65 DNA includes these proteins:
- a CDS encoding potassium transporter Kup, which produces MVALVAGAVGVVFGDIGTSPLYTIKEMFHPHFGLTPDPDTVRGLLSLGFWSLLLVVTLKYVIVIMRADNEGEGGIMALTALAQRSLAKGSRMSYTVGILGIFGAALFFGDGMITPPITVLGAVEGLEVVSPVFKQWVVPISLVILTGLFAFQRFGTAKVGKAFGPVMIVWFIVLASFGLYNIAHNPSVLAALNPYWAWHFFVTHDWHAVLILGAVVLTVTGGEALYADMGHFGKRPIRWGWFGFVLPALVLNYYGQGAVLLRHPEAVANPFYLSIPDWAQIPMLVLATTAAAVASQAVITGAFSVTRQAIQLGYLPRLHIKYTSKDTIGQIYVPSVNLMLYLAVIVLVLSFQSSGALATAYGLSVTGTMLIDTLLLAIVAYTRWPDSRKWVLPLCAVFLMIDLAFLFANGAKLLTGIGAWVPLFIGITAFTMMRTWRRGRELLHGEVQKEGIRLDTFLPGLMLAPPVRVPGTAIFLTADKGVVPHALLHNLKHNKVLHERNVFLTVETLTVPYAPKKKRLKIDPIGDDFYRVVISYGFAETPDVPQALMGSCDQGGVYFDPMETTYFASRETVVARRQGGMPIWRDKLFAAMHRNAAPATGFFRIPGNRLVELGAQVEI; this is translated from the coding sequence ATGGTCGCGCTGGTCGCCGGTGCGGTTGGCGTGGTGTTCGGCGACATCGGCACCAGTCCGCTGTACACCATCAAGGAGATGTTCCACCCGCACTTCGGCCTGACGCCGGATCCGGACACCGTCCGCGGCCTGCTGTCGCTGGGCTTCTGGTCGCTGCTGCTGGTGGTGACGCTGAAGTACGTCATCGTCATCATGCGCGCCGACAACGAGGGCGAGGGCGGCATCATGGCGCTCACCGCGCTGGCGCAGCGCAGCCTGGCCAAGGGCTCGCGCATGAGCTACACGGTCGGCATCCTCGGCATCTTCGGTGCGGCACTGTTCTTCGGCGACGGCATGATCACGCCGCCCATCACCGTGCTGGGCGCGGTCGAGGGCCTGGAAGTGGTGTCGCCGGTGTTCAAGCAGTGGGTGGTGCCGATCAGCCTGGTGATCCTGACCGGCCTGTTCGCCTTCCAGCGCTTCGGCACCGCGAAGGTCGGCAAGGCCTTCGGGCCGGTGATGATCGTGTGGTTCATCGTGCTGGCCAGCTTCGGCCTCTACAACATCGCCCACAATCCTTCGGTGCTTGCGGCGCTGAACCCGTACTGGGCATGGCACTTCTTCGTGACCCATGACTGGCATGCGGTGCTTATCCTCGGCGCGGTGGTGCTGACGGTGACCGGCGGCGAAGCGCTGTATGCGGACATGGGGCACTTCGGCAAGCGTCCGATCCGCTGGGGCTGGTTCGGTTTCGTGCTGCCGGCGCTGGTGCTGAATTACTACGGCCAGGGCGCCGTGCTGCTGCGCCACCCCGAAGCGGTGGCCAATCCGTTCTATCTGTCCATCCCGGACTGGGCGCAGATCCCGATGCTGGTGCTGGCGACCACCGCCGCCGCCGTGGCGTCGCAGGCCGTCATCACCGGCGCGTTCTCGGTGACACGCCAGGCCATCCAGCTGGGCTACCTGCCGCGCCTGCACATCAAGTACACGTCCAAGGACACCATCGGCCAGATCTACGTGCCGTCGGTCAACCTGATGCTGTACTTGGCGGTGATCGTGCTGGTGCTGAGCTTCCAGAGTTCCGGCGCGCTGGCCACCGCGTACGGTCTGTCGGTGACCGGCACCATGCTGATCGACACGCTGCTGCTGGCGATCGTGGCGTACACGCGCTGGCCGGATTCGCGCAAGTGGGTGTTGCCGCTGTGCGCGGTGTTCCTGATGATCGACCTGGCCTTCCTGTTCGCCAATGGCGCCAAGCTGCTGACCGGCATCGGCGCGTGGGTGCCGCTGTTCATCGGTATCACCGCCTTCACCATGATGCGCACCTGGCGTCGCGGTCGCGAGCTGCTGCATGGCGAAGTGCAGAAGGAAGGCATCCGGCTGGATACCTTCCTGCCGGGACTGATGCTGGCGCCGCCGGTGCGCGTGCCGGGCACCGCGATCTTCTTGACCGCCGACAAGGGCGTGGTGCCGCATGCGCTGCTGCACAACCTCAAGCACAACAAGGTGCTGCACGAGCGCAACGTGTTCCTGACGGTCGAGACGCTCACCGTGCCGTACGCGCCGAAGAAGAAGCGGCTGAAGATCGACCCGATCGGCGACGACTTCTACCGGGTGGTGATCAGCTACGGCTTCGCCGAGACGCCGGACGTGCCGCAGGCGCTGATGGGCTCGTGCGACCAGGGCGGCGTGTACTTCGATCCGATGGAAACCACCTACTTCGCCAGTCGCGAGACGGTGGTCGCGCGTCGCCAGGGCGGCATGCCGATCTGGCGCGACAAGCTGTTCGCCGCCATGCACCGCAACGCCGCACCGGCTACCGGCTTCTTCCGCATTCCCGGCAACCGGCTGGTCGAACTCGGCGCGCAGGTCGAGATCTAG
- the ruvC gene encoding crossover junction endodeoxyribonuclease RuvC, translating into MTRILGIDPGSQRTGIGIIDVDAAGKTTHVYHAPLVLLGEGDFPLRLRRLLDGLGEIIAIWQPDEVAIEKVFMARNPDSALKLGQARGAAISAVVLRDLPVHEYAATQVKLAVVGRGSAEKSQIQHMVGLLLNLQGKLQADAADALAVAITHAHVRATAQRLGVGSQLAWSRK; encoded by the coding sequence ATGACCCGCATCCTCGGCATCGATCCCGGCTCGCAGCGCACCGGCATCGGCATCATCGATGTCGACGCCGCCGGCAAGACCACGCATGTCTACCATGCGCCGCTGGTGCTGCTGGGCGAGGGCGATTTCCCGTTGCGCCTGCGTCGTCTGCTGGATGGCCTGGGCGAGATCATCGCCATCTGGCAGCCGGACGAAGTGGCGATCGAGAAGGTGTTCATGGCCCGCAATCCCGATTCGGCGCTGAAACTGGGGCAGGCGCGTGGCGCCGCCATCAGTGCCGTGGTGCTGCGCGACCTGCCGGTGCACGAGTACGCCGCGACGCAGGTGAAGCTGGCCGTGGTCGGCCGTGGCAGCGCCGAGAAATCCCAGATCCAGCACATGGTCGGCCTGCTGCTCAACCTGCAGGGCAAACTGCAGGCCGACGCCGCCGACGCACTGGCCGTCGCCATCACTCACGCGCACGTGCGCGCCACCGCCCAGCGGCTGGGCGTGGGTTCGCAACTGGCCTGGAGCAGGAAGTGA
- a CDS encoding alpha/beta fold hydrolase yields the protein MTDPQEPTTRVLLVHGIWNAKSWLTPLARRLRREGFDVEVFGYPSILGGPEPAIAALIERLRSSPPLHLVGHSLGGLIGLEALRRAPDLPVRRMVCLGSPLCGSHAARGLGRRRWTAPVLGRSGALLQAGCPPWSGEVPVGMVAGNVPRGLGRLFARFDGESDGTVGLDETRLPGLAAHCIVPASHTGLVFSPAAARQAAHFLRDGRFQVQD from the coding sequence ATGACGGATCCGCAAGAACCCACGACGCGCGTCCTGCTCGTGCACGGCATCTGGAACGCGAAATCGTGGCTGACGCCGCTCGCACGCCGGCTGCGCCGTGAAGGCTTCGACGTAGAGGTGTTCGGTTATCCCAGCATCTTGGGCGGGCCGGAGCCGGCCATCGCGGCGCTGATCGAACGATTGCGGAGTTCGCCTCCGCTGCATCTCGTAGGCCACAGCCTGGGCGGTTTGATCGGCTTGGAAGCACTGCGCCGCGCGCCGGACCTGCCGGTACGGCGGATGGTCTGCCTAGGCTCGCCGCTGTGCGGCAGCCATGCCGCCCGCGGCCTGGGTCGGCGCCGGTGGACCGCGCCGGTGCTGGGTCGCAGCGGCGCGTTGCTGCAGGCGGGGTGTCCGCCCTGGAGCGGTGAGGTGCCGGTCGGCATGGTGGCCGGCAACGTGCCCCGCGGCCTTGGCCGGCTGTTCGCGCGCTTCGACGGCGAATCGGACGGCACGGTGGGGCTGGATGAAACCCGCTTGCCGGGGCTGGCGGCGCACTGCATCGTGCCGGCCAGCCATACCGGGCTGGTGTTCTCGCCCGCCGCCGCGCGCCAGGCCGCGCACTTCTTGCGCGATGGCCGTTTCCAGGTACAGGACTGA
- a CDS encoding AraC family transcriptional regulator: MVDRLAVLLERFSVTAQVFHAGALCGINTLEAEPGVGQLHLIQRGPLEVFHGATSLRIDAPSLLLYPRALTHRFVSDDARGADMACANVRFEGGAQNPISAALPDVVCLPLDRLHGAQDVLALLFEEAFTQRCGRTALVNRLFEVVMIQVLRQLMETGDVKGGMLAGLSHPRLRNAVVAMHEAPAKEWTLDELARVAGMSRSVFATQFREALGITPGQYLQGWRVGLAQQALRHGKPLKVVASDVGYGSEAALSRAFKAHSGLSPREWKRQQATQ, translated from the coding sequence ATGGTCGACCGGCTTGCCGTCCTGCTGGAGCGTTTCTCGGTGACCGCGCAGGTGTTCCATGCGGGGGCGCTGTGCGGCATCAACACGCTGGAAGCGGAGCCCGGCGTCGGCCAGTTGCACCTGATCCAGCGTGGGCCACTGGAGGTGTTCCATGGCGCCACCTCGCTGCGCATCGATGCGCCCAGCCTGCTGCTCTACCCGCGTGCGCTGACCCACCGCTTCGTCAGCGACGACGCGCGCGGTGCCGACATGGCCTGCGCCAACGTGCGCTTCGAGGGCGGTGCGCAAAATCCGATAAGTGCCGCTTTGCCGGACGTGGTGTGCCTGCCGCTGGACAGGCTGCACGGTGCGCAGGACGTGTTGGCGCTGCTGTTCGAAGAAGCCTTCACCCAGCGCTGCGGACGCACCGCGCTGGTCAACCGGCTGTTCGAGGTGGTGATGATCCAGGTGTTGCGCCAGTTGATGGAAACCGGCGACGTGAAAGGCGGCATGCTTGCGGGCCTGTCGCACCCGCGCCTGCGCAACGCGGTCGTGGCCATGCACGAAGCGCCGGCGAAGGAGTGGACGCTGGACGAACTGGCGCGGGTTGCGGGCATGTCGCGCAGTGTGTTCGCCACGCAGTTCCGCGAGGCGCTGGGGATCACGCCTGGGCAATACCTGCAGGGTTGGCGCGTGGGCCTGGCGCAGCAGGCGCTGCGGCACGGCAAGCCGCTGAAGGTGGTGGCGTCGGACGTGGGCTACGGCAGCGAGGCGGCGCTGTCGCGCGCCTTCAAGGCGCACAGCGGGTTGTCGCCGCGCGAGTGGAAGCGGCAGCAGGCCACGCAGTGA
- a CDS encoding alpha/beta hydrolase, producing the protein MNILTRTLATTVLAVATQASLSAHAAPATAPVAVERTASTLTTADGVQLYYKDWGPKNGPVVTFSHGWPLSSDSWESQMIFLASKGYRVIAHDRRGHGRSSQPWDGNDMDHYADDLATVINTLDLKDVTAVGFSTGGGEVARYIGRHGTDRVKKAVLISAVPPLMLKTADNPGGLPIEVFDGIRNGSLANRSQLYLDIASGPFYGFNRPGAKVSQGLIDSWWAQGMQAGHKNTYDSIAAFSATDFRGDLKKFDIPTLVIHGDDDQIVPIDASGKASAALIKNAQLLIYPGAPHGLTDTHKDRVNQDLLTFLQK; encoded by the coding sequence ATGAACATCCTCACCCGTACCCTCGCCACCACCGTGCTGGCCGTCGCCACCCAGGCCAGCCTCAGCGCCCATGCCGCACCGGCGACCGCGCCGGTCGCCGTCGAACGCACCGCCAGCACCCTCACCACGGCCGACGGCGTGCAGCTCTACTACAAGGACTGGGGCCCGAAGAACGGCCCGGTCGTCACCTTCAGCCACGGCTGGCCGCTGTCCTCGGACAGCTGGGAATCGCAGATGATCTTCCTGGCCTCCAAGGGCTACCGCGTGATCGCCCACGACCGCCGCGGCCACGGCCGCTCCAGCCAGCCCTGGGACGGCAACGACATGGACCACTACGCCGACGACCTGGCCACCGTGATCAACACGCTGGACCTGAAGGACGTCACTGCGGTCGGCTTCTCCACCGGCGGCGGCGAAGTGGCGCGCTACATCGGCCGTCACGGTACCGACCGGGTGAAGAAAGCCGTGCTGATCAGCGCCGTCCCGCCGCTGATGCTGAAGACCGCCGACAACCCGGGCGGCCTGCCGATCGAAGTCTTCGACGGCATCCGCAACGGCTCGCTGGCGAACCGCTCGCAGCTCTACCTGGACATCGCCTCGGGCCCGTTCTACGGCTTCAACCGCCCCGGCGCGAAGGTCTCGCAGGGCCTGATCGACAGCTGGTGGGCGCAGGGCATGCAGGCCGGCCACAAGAACACCTACGACTCGATCGCAGCGTTCTCGGCCACCGACTTCCGCGGCGACCTGAAGAAGTTCGACATCCCCACCCTGGTGATCCATGGCGACGACGACCAGATCGTCCCCATCGACGCCTCCGGCAAGGCCTCCGCCGCGCTGATCAAGAACGCCCAACTGCTCATCTACCCCGGCGCACCGCACGGCCTGACGGACACCCACAAGGACCGCGTCAACCAGGACCTGCTGACCTTCCTGCAGAAGTAA
- the aspS gene encoding aspartate--tRNA ligase → MRTHFCGLVDEAMTGQTVTLCGWTDVARNLGGVCFIDLRDHEGIVQVTVEPDNAEVFAVAAGLGYEDVLQVEGVVRARHAVNDKIRTGKVEVIATRITVLNKAEPLPFHHHENPGEDIRLKYRYLDLRSADMQRKQRTRIRLVQALRRWLDARGFQDIETPILTKATPEGARDFLVPARMHPGEFYALPQSPQLFKQILMVAGFDRYYQIARCFRDEALRADRQLEFTQLDMEFAFVRERDVQDAVEGMIRDIFKDVMDVELDAPFPRLTWAEAMRRYGSDKPDLRIGLELVDVAELVKTSEFAVFTAAANDPDGRVVALRIPGGASLSRKQIDEYAAHAAKYGAKGLAYIKIDEAGAVSSPIQKFFAEDAFAALLAHVGAGNGDIVFFGAGAYTKTSDFMGAVRLKAGKDFGLVQEGWKPLWVTDFPMFEWDDEAQRYVALHHPFTAPAVDDIADLRANAKTAVSRGYDMVLNGNEIGGGSIRIHRPEMQSAVFELLGIGAEEAEAKFGFLLDALRFGAPPHGGIAFGIDRIAALMAGTESIRDVIPFPKTTSAQCLMTGAPSPIPDEQLAEVHIQVRPKKD, encoded by the coding sequence ATGCGTACCCATTTCTGCGGCCTCGTCGACGAGGCCATGACCGGCCAGACCGTGACCCTGTGCGGCTGGACCGACGTTGCCCGCAACCTCGGCGGCGTCTGCTTCATCGACCTGCGCGACCACGAGGGCATCGTGCAGGTCACCGTCGAACCCGACAACGCCGAGGTGTTCGCGGTCGCGGCCGGGCTCGGATACGAGGACGTGCTGCAGGTCGAAGGCGTGGTGCGCGCCCGCCATGCGGTGAACGACAAGATCCGCACCGGCAAGGTGGAAGTGATCGCCACCCGCATCACCGTGCTCAACAAGGCCGAGCCACTGCCGTTCCACCACCACGAGAACCCGGGCGAGGACATCCGCCTGAAGTATCGCTACCTGGACCTGCGCAGCGCCGACATGCAGCGCAAGCAGCGCACCCGCATCCGCTTGGTGCAGGCGCTGCGCCGCTGGCTGGACGCGCGCGGCTTCCAGGACATCGAAACGCCGATCCTGACCAAGGCCACGCCGGAAGGCGCGCGCGATTTCCTGGTGCCGGCGCGCATGCATCCGGGCGAGTTCTACGCGCTGCCGCAGTCGCCGCAGCTGTTCAAGCAGATCCTGATGGTGGCCGGCTTCGACCGTTACTACCAGATCGCGCGCTGCTTCCGCGACGAGGCGCTGCGCGCCGACCGCCAGCTGGAATTCACCCAGCTCGACATGGAGTTCGCCTTCGTGCGCGAGCGCGACGTGCAGGACGCCGTGGAAGGCATGATCCGCGACATCTTCAAGGACGTGATGGATGTCGAACTCGACGCCCCGTTCCCGCGCCTGACCTGGGCCGAGGCGATGCGTCGCTACGGGTCGGACAAGCCCGACCTGCGCATCGGCCTGGAACTGGTCGATGTGGCCGAGCTGGTGAAGACCAGCGAGTTCGCCGTGTTCACCGCCGCCGCCAACGATCCGGATGGCCGCGTGGTGGCGCTGCGCATTCCCGGCGGTGCGTCGCTGAGCCGCAAGCAGATCGACGAGTACGCCGCGCACGCCGCCAAGTACGGCGCCAAGGGCCTGGCCTACATCAAGATCGACGAGGCCGGCGCGGTCAGTTCGCCGATCCAGAAGTTCTTCGCCGAAGACGCCTTCGCCGCGCTGCTCGCGCATGTCGGCGCCGGCAACGGCGACATCGTGTTCTTCGGTGCGGGCGCCTACACCAAGACCAGCGATTTCATGGGCGCGGTTCGGCTGAAGGCCGGCAAGGATTTCGGCCTGGTGCAGGAAGGCTGGAAGCCGCTGTGGGTCACCGACTTCCCGATGTTCGAGTGGGACGATGAGGCGCAGCGCTACGTCGCCCTGCATCACCCCTTCACCGCGCCGGCGGTGGACGACATCGCCGACCTGCGCGCCAATGCCAAGACGGCGGTGTCGCGCGGCTACGACATGGTGTTGAACGGCAACGAGATCGGTGGCGGTTCCATCCGTATCCACCGTCCCGAGATGCAGAGCGCGGTGTTCGAGCTGCTCGGCATCGGCGCGGAAGAGGCGGAAGCGAAGTTCGGCTTCCTGCTGGATGCGCTGCGCTTCGGCGCGCCGCCGCACGGTGGCATCGCGTTCGGCATCGACCGCATCGCCGCGCTGATGGCGGGCACCGAGTCGATCCGCGACGTCATCCCGTTCCCGAAGACCACCAGCGCGCAGTGCCTGATGACCGGCGCGCCGTCGCCGATTCCGGACGAGCAACTGGCGGAAGTGCATATCCAAGTTCGACCGAAGAAAGACTGA
- a CDS encoding organic hydroperoxide resistance protein → MSIEKILYTATATASGGREGQATSSDGVLAVKLSTPRELGGAGGDGTNPEQLFAAGYSACFLGALKFVAGKQKVALPPTTTVTGKVGIGQIPTGFGIQAELTIAAPGVDREQLQALVDAAHIVCPYSNATRGNIDVTLVIAD, encoded by the coding sequence ATGTCCATCGAAAAGATCCTCTACACCGCCACCGCCACCGCCTCCGGCGGCCGCGAAGGCCAGGCCACCTCGTCCGACGGCGTGCTGGCCGTCAAGCTGTCCACCCCGCGCGAGCTGGGCGGCGCCGGCGGCGACGGCACCAATCCGGAGCAGCTGTTCGCCGCCGGCTACTCGGCCTGCTTCCTCGGCGCGCTGAAGTTCGTCGCCGGCAAGCAGAAGGTCGCGCTGCCCCCCACCACCACCGTCACCGGCAAGGTCGGCATCGGCCAGATCCCCACCGGCTTCGGCATCCAGGCCGAACTGACCATCGCCGCCCCGGGCGTGGATCGCGAACAGCTGCAAGCCCTCGTCGACGCCGCCCACATCGTCTGCCCGTACTCCAACGCCACGCGCGGCAATATCGACGTGACGCTGGTGATCGCCGACTGA
- a CDS encoding YebC/PmpR family DNA-binding transcriptional regulator, whose product MGRGPSIEARKNATDAKRGKIFTKIIREIGVAARAGGGEPANNPRLRAAVDKGLSANMSKDVIERAIKKATGELEGVVFEEIRYEGYAPGGVAVIVDCLTDNRVRTVAEVRHAFGKHGGNMGTEGSVAFMFKRLGVLSYAPGADDASSFESRITEAAIDAGADDIVVYPDDGSIDVVTAPDAFQAVKDAMTAAGLAPDHAEITYRADNDIHVEGDTALQVKKLLDMLEDLDDVQNVYSNADLGADVYA is encoded by the coding sequence ATGGGCAGAGGCCCGTCGATCGAAGCCCGCAAGAACGCCACCGACGCCAAGCGCGGCAAGATCTTCACCAAGATCATCCGCGAGATTGGCGTGGCGGCCCGCGCCGGCGGCGGCGAGCCGGCCAACAACCCGCGCCTGCGGGCGGCGGTGGACAAGGGCCTGTCGGCCAACATGTCGAAGGATGTCATCGAGCGCGCCATCAAGAAGGCGACTGGTGAGCTGGAAGGCGTGGTGTTCGAGGAGATCCGCTACGAAGGCTATGCGCCCGGCGGCGTCGCGGTGATCGTCGACTGCCTGACCGACAACCGTGTACGCACCGTGGCCGAAGTGCGCCATGCGTTCGGCAAGCATGGCGGCAACATGGGCACGGAAGGCTCGGTGGCCTTCATGTTCAAGCGCCTGGGCGTACTGAGCTACGCGCCGGGTGCCGACGATGCGTCATCCTTTGAAAGCCGGATCACCGAAGCCGCCATCGACGCCGGCGCCGATGACATCGTGGTCTATCCGGACGACGGCTCGATCGACGTGGTCACCGCGCCCGACGCCTTCCAGGCCGTGAAGGACGCGATGACGGCCGCCGGCCTGGCGCCCGACCATGCCGAGATCACCTACCGCGCCGACAACGACATCCACGTGGAGGGCGACACCGCCCTGCAGGTGAAGAAGCTGCTCGACATGCTGGAAGACCTGGACGACGTGCAGAACGTCTATTCCAACGCCGATCTGGGCGCGGATGTGTATGCCTGA
- a CDS encoding GNAT family N-acetyltransferase → MSVRIRRATVDDASLLSELASRTFTETFGHLYPAEDLSAFLADAYEVGKQRTILSHPDYAVWLLEDDGVAVGHAAAGPCGLPHPDVQAGDGELKRLYVLASHQNGGWGGKLFGEVERWLLRDGPRTLWIGVWSENAGAQRFYARQGFVRVGEYTFPVGKTLDDEFILRRDASAAG, encoded by the coding sequence GTGAGCGTGCGGATCCGCCGTGCCACCGTCGATGACGCCAGCCTCCTGTCCGAGCTGGCGTCGCGCACGTTCACCGAGACCTTCGGTCATCTGTATCCGGCCGAAGACCTGTCCGCATTCCTCGCCGACGCCTACGAGGTGGGCAAGCAGCGGACCATCCTTTCTCACCCGGACTACGCGGTGTGGCTGCTGGAAGACGACGGCGTGGCCGTGGGTCATGCCGCCGCGGGGCCCTGCGGATTGCCGCATCCGGACGTGCAGGCGGGCGATGGCGAGCTGAAGCGGCTGTATGTGCTGGCGTCGCACCAGAACGGTGGCTGGGGCGGGAAGCTGTTCGGCGAGGTCGAACGCTGGCTGTTGCGGGATGGGCCGCGGACGCTGTGGATCGGGGTGTGGTCGGAGAATGCCGGGGCGCAGCGGTTCTATGCGCGGCAGGGATTCGTGCGGGTGGGGGAGTACACGTTTCCGGTGGGGAAGACGCTGGATGATGAGTTCATCCTGCGGCGGGATGCGTCGGCTGCCGGTTGA
- a CDS encoding DUF3011 domain-containing protein, translated as MKKPLLQSVFVLLLALMASSTAFGQASQRAYAPENLRTLSVQDQTRVISLEYSEQSRGRRIPDDQLRFYLDQVNRSNWTFSRIKQDIAQSLGGNNGGWNPNPPPTGGQVTCESKDNRRRECQTGFRRNAVLVQNLSGTRCVEGQNWGSGNGIVWVDRGCRGRFAEGTSGGGGWGGGNGGVVTCESANGAYRECRTNFRGRAVVQRNLSSTRCSENQNWGQRQGMIWVRGGCRAEFRDSGNGWGGGGNSGYTITCSSDDDRRKTCAYDPRQGRPILQQQLSNASCREGYSWGYTGTQVWVDRGCRGRFGPR; from the coding sequence ATGAAGAAGCCGTTGTTGCAGTCCGTTTTCGTACTGTTGCTGGCCTTGATGGCCAGTTCCACCGCATTCGGCCAGGCCAGCCAGCGGGCCTACGCGCCCGAGAACCTGCGCACGCTGTCGGTCCAGGACCAGACCCGGGTCATCAGCTTGGAGTATTCGGAACAGTCCCGCGGTCGCCGCATTCCCGACGACCAGCTGCGCTTCTACCTGGACCAGGTCAACCGCTCCAACTGGACCTTCAGCCGCATCAAGCAGGACATCGCGCAGTCGCTGGGCGGCAACAACGGCGGCTGGAACCCCAATCCGCCGCCCACCGGCGGCCAGGTCACCTGCGAGAGCAAGGACAACCGCCGCCGCGAGTGCCAGACCGGCTTCCGCCGCAACGCCGTGCTGGTGCAGAACCTGTCCGGCACCCGCTGCGTGGAAGGCCAGAACTGGGGCAGCGGCAATGGCATCGTGTGGGTCGACCGCGGCTGTCGGGGCCGCTTCGCGGAAGGCACCTCCGGCGGCGGTGGCTGGGGCGGCGGCAACGGCGGTGTGGTGACCTGCGAGAGCGCGAACGGCGCCTATCGCGAGTGCCGCACCAACTTCCGCGGACGCGCGGTGGTGCAGCGCAACCTGTCCTCGACCCGCTGCAGCGAGAATCAGAACTGGGGCCAGCGCCAGGGCATGATCTGGGTACGCGGCGGCTGCCGGGCCGAATTCCGCGACTCGGGCAACGGCTGGGGTGGCGGTGGCAACAGCGGCTACACCATCACCTGCAGCAGCGACGACGACCGCCGCAAGACCTGCGCCTACGACCCGCGCCAGGGCCGGCCGATCCTGCAGCAGCAGCTGTCCAACGCCAGCTGCCGCGAAGGCTACAGCTGGGGCTACACCGGCACCCAGGTGTGGGTGGACCGCGGTTGCCGCGGCCGGTTCGGACCGCGCTGA
- the ruvA gene encoding Holliday junction branch migration protein RuvA: MIGRLRGILAYKSPPWLVIDVGGVGYELEAPMSTFYDLPDVGREVLLFTHYAQKEDSVSLYGFLREGERRLFRDVQKVTGIGAKIALAVLSGASVDEFARMVQAGDITALTRIPGIGKKTAERMVVELRDRAADLMGTGVGGITALPADPQSEATSALQQLGYKPAEATRMARDATSPGDDAATIIRKALQSALR, translated from the coding sequence ATGATCGGACGTCTGCGCGGCATCCTGGCGTACAAGTCGCCGCCCTGGCTGGTGATCGATGTCGGCGGCGTGGGTTACGAGCTGGAAGCGCCGATGAGCACGTTCTACGACCTGCCGGATGTCGGTCGCGAGGTGCTGCTGTTCACCCACTACGCGCAGAAGGAAGACAGCGTGTCGCTGTACGGTTTCCTGCGCGAGGGCGAGCGGCGGCTGTTCCGCGACGTGCAGAAGGTCACCGGCATCGGCGCGAAGATCGCGCTGGCGGTGCTGTCCGGCGCCAGCGTGGACGAGTTCGCGCGCATGGTGCAGGCCGGCGACATCACCGCGCTGACGCGCATCCCCGGCATCGGCAAGAAGACCGCCGAGCGCATGGTGGTGGAACTGCGCGACCGCGCGGCGGACCTGATGGGCACCGGCGTGGGCGGCATCACCGCGTTGCCGGCCGATCCGCAGTCCGAGGCCACCAGCGCGCTGCAGCAGTTGGGCTACAAGCCGGCCGAAGCCACCCGGATGGCGCGCGACGCCACCTCGCCCGGCGACGATGCGGCCACGATCATCCGCAAGGCGCTGCAGTCCGCGCTGCGCTGA